The Arenicella xantha genome window below encodes:
- a CDS encoding mechanosensitive ion channel family protein yields MDLNLDTLQKYSDLFVEYGSIYAWKIVLALIIFLVGKRVARIVTNLIVKGLRKNGVEQELIGFFDSLFYWGLFLVVLIAALGQLGIETASFIAVLGAAGLAVGLALQGSLSNFAAGVLIIMLRPFRVGEVVDIAGEIGTVQFIKIFTTELRTGDNKCVIIPNSRVLASNIINYSSTGTRRVDMVFGIGYEADIDHARSVIKSILDADERVMDEPAPKIAIMELADSSVNFVVRPWVATSDYWPVLMDTHEQIKKRFDEEGISIPFPQRVVTMVKDD; encoded by the coding sequence ATGGATTTAAATTTAGACACACTTCAAAAATACTCGGATCTATTCGTCGAGTATGGATCAATTTATGCTTGGAAGATCGTCCTAGCGCTAATCATTTTCTTGGTTGGTAAACGCGTTGCGCGAATCGTCACTAATTTGATTGTAAAAGGCTTGCGCAAGAATGGTGTTGAGCAGGAGTTAATTGGTTTCTTCGACAGCCTTTTTTATTGGGGCTTATTTCTGGTTGTTTTGATAGCTGCATTGGGTCAGCTGGGAATTGAAACCGCGTCTTTTATTGCCGTGCTTGGTGCGGCCGGATTAGCTGTTGGTTTAGCGTTGCAGGGTTCACTTTCCAATTTTGCTGCTGGCGTATTAATTATTATGTTGCGGCCATTTCGCGTCGGTGAAGTCGTCGATATTGCCGGCGAGATAGGCACGGTTCAGTTTATTAAGATTTTTACCACTGAGCTGCGCACCGGCGATAATAAGTGCGTGATTATTCCCAACTCACGGGTGCTGGCCAGTAATATCATCAATTATTCATCTACCGGTACGCGGCGTGTGGATATGGTGTTTGGTATTGGTTACGAGGCAGATATTGATCATGCGCGCAGTGTCATTAAATCTATTTTGGATGCTGATGAGCGCGTGATGGATGAGCCTGCACCGAAAATTGCAATAATGGAGTTGGCGGACAGCAGCGTTAACTTTGTGGTACGCCCTTGGGTAGCTACCAGTGACTACTGGCCAGTGTTAATGGATACCCATGAGCAGATCAAAAAGCGCTTCGACGAAGAGGGTATATCGATCCCATTCCCGCAGCGTGTAGTAACAATGGTTAAAGATGACTGA
- the petA gene encoding ubiquinol-cytochrome c reductase iron-sulfur subunit, translated as MADNQVSSANVDDMSVEDRKRRRFLTGITAGFGAIGGAFAITPFVLSMSPSERAKNAGAPVHFDLAKIQPGQMVKVEWRGKPVVLLKRSDEMMIGLDKITEHLADPNSLSSAQPGYAQNSARSDTANPELLVMEAVCTHLGCSPVEKLAIGPDPQMGPDSQGGFFCPCHGSKFDLAGRVYKNVPATTNMAVPPYIINGTVITIGEDGGRTA; from the coding sequence ATGGCTGACAACCAGGTTAGCAGCGCAAATGTCGATGACATGAGCGTTGAAGATAGAAAGAGGCGTCGTTTCCTCACCGGCATTACGGCTGGCTTTGGTGCCATCGGTGGTGCTTTTGCGATTACTCCATTTGTGCTCAGTATGAGCCCAAGTGAGCGCGCTAAGAATGCGGGCGCCCCAGTTCACTTTGATCTAGCTAAAATTCAACCAGGCCAGATGGTCAAGGTTGAGTGGCGCGGTAAACCAGTAGTGCTGCTCAAGCGTAGTGATGAGATGATGATTGGGTTGGATAAAATCACCGAGCATTTGGCTGATCCGAACTCATTGTCCAGCGCTCAGCCGGGTTACGCGCAAAATAGTGCGCGTTCAGACACGGCTAACCCTGAGCTGTTGGTGATGGAAGCGGTATGTACTCACTTAGGTTGCTCACCTGTCGAAAAATTGGCCATTGGACCAGATCCTCAAATGGGGCCTGATTCACAGGGCGGTTTCTTTTGCCCATGCCATGGTTCGAAATTTGATCTTGCCGGACGCGTTTATAAGAACGTGCCTGCGACAACCAATATGGCTGTGCCACCTTATATTATTAACGGGACAGTCATCACCATCGGTGAAGACGGCGGGAGGACTGCATAA
- a CDS encoding alpha-ketoglutarate-dependent dioxygenase AlkB family protein, which translates to MTNTPKQLGLLGKRTDVLQLPDADIEYRPGFLEHAAAMALFEQLLAETDWRQETVQVYGKSHLTPRLSCWMGDAGLDYQYSNMTMSPTPWSELLQTLKARLESATGDKFNSVLINLYRDGADSNGWHSDDEPELGESPVIASVSLGAVRDFKLRRKNKSGESYSLALEHGSLLMMRGSTQRYWQHQIPKRAHAGPRINLTFRFVY; encoded by the coding sequence ATGACAAATACGCCAAAACAGCTAGGTCTTCTGGGTAAGCGGACGGATGTCTTGCAACTGCCTGATGCAGACATTGAATATCGACCTGGTTTTCTCGAGCATGCCGCGGCAATGGCGTTATTTGAACAATTGTTGGCAGAAACTGATTGGCGACAGGAGACCGTGCAGGTTTACGGCAAGTCTCACCTTACGCCGCGGCTCTCATGTTGGATGGGGGATGCTGGGCTAGACTACCAATATTCAAATATGACTATGTCTCCGACGCCGTGGAGTGAGCTATTACAAACGCTAAAAGCCCGATTGGAGTCGGCAACTGGCGATAAATTCAACAGCGTATTAATCAACTTGTACCGTGATGGTGCGGACTCAAATGGTTGGCATAGCGATGATGAGCCGGAGTTGGGAGAGAGCCCGGTGATCGCCTCAGTGAGCTTAGGTGCGGTGCGTGATTTTAAATTGCGCCGTAAAAATAAGTCTGGAGAGAGCTATTCGCTAGCACTGGAGCACGGCAGTCTACTCATGATGCGCGGTTCAACTCAACGTTACTGGCAGCACCAAATACCTAAGCGGGCGCATGCCGGCCCACGCATTAATTTAACTTTCCGCTTTGTTTATTAG
- a CDS encoding cytochrome b: MAIHRHDNHKSANGFMQWVDDRFPATKVWNEHLAEYWAAKNFNFWYYFGSLAILVLVIQLMTGIFLTMHYKPDAQLAFASVEYIMRDVPFGWLVRYLHSTGASMFFVVVYLHMFRGVIYGSHRQPRELVWLIGCVIFVALMAEAFMGYLLPWGNMSYWGAQVIISLFDVIPYFGPALTEWIRGDFVISDATLNRFFAFHVILMPLILVALVFLHLVALHHVGSNNPDGIDIFENLDEDGKPVDGVPFFPHIVIKDLVGVCGFFIIYLGIVFFWPNLGGIFLEKDNFAPANSLQTPPDIVPLWYFTPFYSILRASTETLLVFFAYSSVVIAVAAAAFTKVSFKLRFAFLVIGAIACVVFLTSSGKAWGVILMGSAIVCFFLLPWLDRSPVLSIRYRSWPFKVALALFLVAFFILGYLGMNAPTPGKTLLAQVCTCIYFAFFILMPWFTSIGKTKPLPDRVTYEAH, from the coding sequence ATGGCTATTCATCGTCATGACAATCACAAAAGCGCCAATGGCTTCATGCAATGGGTGGATGATCGATTTCCAGCGACTAAGGTTTGGAACGAGCATTTAGCCGAGTATTGGGCGGCCAAGAACTTTAACTTCTGGTATTACTTTGGTTCGCTTGCGATTCTTGTTCTCGTCATTCAATTGATGACGGGTATCTTTTTGACTATGCATTACAAACCTGATGCCCAATTGGCGTTTGCTTCCGTTGAATACATTATGCGTGACGTGCCATTTGGTTGGCTCGTGCGTTATCTGCATTCGACCGGTGCGTCGATGTTCTTTGTGGTGGTGTATCTGCATATGTTTCGCGGCGTCATTTACGGGTCCCATCGTCAACCGCGAGAATTGGTATGGTTGATTGGCTGCGTGATTTTCGTAGCTTTGATGGCAGAAGCCTTTATGGGGTATTTGTTGCCTTGGGGCAATATGTCGTACTGGGGCGCTCAGGTAATTATCTCGTTGTTTGATGTAATCCCTTACTTCGGTCCAGCGTTGACTGAGTGGATTCGCGGCGACTTTGTTATCTCGGATGCCACGCTAAATCGTTTCTTTGCGTTTCATGTGATTCTAATGCCATTAATTTTGGTGGCACTGGTGTTCTTGCATTTAGTTGCATTGCATCATGTTGGTTCAAACAATCCTGATGGCATCGATATTTTTGAGAACCTAGATGAAGATGGTAAGCCGGTAGATGGCGTGCCTTTCTTCCCGCATATTGTCATCAAAGACTTGGTCGGCGTTTGTGGATTCTTTATTATCTACTTAGGCATCGTGTTTTTCTGGCCAAATTTAGGTGGCATCTTTTTAGAGAAAGATAACTTTGCACCAGCTAATTCGTTGCAAACGCCTCCTGATATTGTGCCGTTGTGGTATTTCACACCGTTCTACTCTATCTTGCGAGCGAGCACTGAAACATTATTAGTATTCTTTGCCTACTCGAGTGTTGTGATTGCCGTAGCGGCGGCGGCGTTTACCAAGGTTAGTTTTAAGTTGCGTTTTGCGTTTCTAGTTATTGGTGCAATTGCCTGCGTAGTGTTCCTGACTTCAAGTGGTAAAGCTTGGGGCGTTATTCTAATGGGCTCCGCTATTGTGTGCTTTTTCTTGTTGCCATGGTTGGATCGTTCACCGGTTCTGTCAATTCGTTACCGTAGTTGGCCGTTTAAAGTGGCGCTGGCTTTGTTCTTGGTTGCCTTTTTTATCTTGGGCTACCTTGGTATGAACGCGCCAACACCAGGTAAAACGTTGTTAGCACAGGTATGCACCTGTATTTATTTCGCGTTCTTTATTTTAATGCCTTGGTTTACCAGTATTGGTAAGACTAAGCCGTTACCTGACCGCGTTACCTACGAAGCGCACT
- a CDS encoding UvrD-helicase domain-containing protein: protein MFQQLNPQQRAAVQECGRPMLVLAGAGSGKTRVITYKIAWLLSRLGVDPRHIYAVTFTNKAAREMKERVTELLSADQTKGLTISTFHSLGMAILREEVDASGRKPGFSIFDPSDSLFVVRELLKADLDDNGLVDRVRNQISSWKNDLVSPEMAMQLSMTNPVEVAAAKVYGEYERYLQACNAVDLDDMLYLPNELMRKFDNVRIKWQARVQYMLVDEYQDTNAAQYRLVKTLVAGSDGNGLTAVGDDDQSIYAWRGAQPENLLQLQTDFPALELVKLEQNYRSMGRILALANHVIQNNPRPFDKNLWSDLGIGDPIVVMRAENDEREAEKVVAGLMQHRFQNQRPYSDYAILYRGNHQSRMLEHKLREMHIPYYLSGGLSFFDRSEIKDVMAYLRLVTNPADDNAFVRAINTPRRGIGSSSLEALAEAARSSGCSLYAAIQRSALHEHLSPSRQAPLRQFEHWLDGMIASAETDSPVSVINKLLEDIGYQEWIVKQSASPEQAEMRWRNVEDLLGWVKSIASKGEDRKLADVVSVVSLMGILEKNDDDTNSNVVSLMTLHASKGLEFPHVTIVGMEEEILPHRTSIEDDMVEEERRLFYVGITRAQRELVLSYANQRKRYGEVMQCTPSRFLDELDEQHIVWEEKLAKDPQRKEEVGQTHLAAMRALLG from the coding sequence TTGTTCCAACAACTCAACCCTCAACAGCGCGCGGCCGTGCAAGAGTGTGGGCGCCCGATGTTGGTGCTAGCGGGCGCTGGCAGTGGTAAGACTCGTGTAATCACCTATAAAATAGCGTGGTTGCTGTCTCGCTTAGGTGTCGATCCGCGACATATATATGCCGTAACCTTTACCAATAAAGCGGCCCGTGAAATGAAAGAGCGGGTAACTGAGCTGCTGAGTGCGGATCAGACTAAGGGGTTGACGATTTCGACTTTTCATAGCTTGGGTATGGCGATTCTGCGTGAAGAAGTCGATGCGTCAGGCCGAAAGCCTGGGTTTTCGATTTTTGATCCTTCTGATTCTTTGTTTGTCGTCCGTGAGTTGCTTAAGGCAGACTTAGATGACAATGGCTTAGTTGATCGAGTGCGAAATCAAATATCCAGCTGGAAGAATGATTTGGTGTCTCCCGAGATGGCGATGCAGTTGTCGATGACAAATCCTGTCGAAGTGGCTGCGGCTAAAGTTTACGGTGAATACGAGCGTTATTTGCAGGCATGTAATGCGGTGGATCTCGATGACATGCTCTATTTGCCAAATGAGCTGATGCGAAAATTCGACAATGTGCGGATTAAGTGGCAGGCGCGAGTTCAGTATATGTTGGTCGATGAATATCAAGATACCAACGCTGCACAGTATCGACTGGTTAAGACGCTAGTCGCCGGTTCCGACGGCAATGGTTTGACCGCGGTGGGCGATGACGATCAGTCAATTTACGCTTGGCGTGGTGCGCAGCCAGAAAATTTATTGCAGCTGCAGACGGATTTTCCGGCACTGGAATTGGTGAAGTTGGAGCAGAATTATCGATCTATGGGGCGTATTCTAGCGCTTGCAAATCACGTTATTCAGAATAATCCGCGTCCGTTTGATAAGAATTTATGGAGTGATCTAGGAATCGGTGATCCGATCGTGGTGATGAGGGCCGAGAATGACGAGCGTGAAGCTGAAAAAGTGGTTGCTGGTTTGATGCAGCACCGCTTTCAGAATCAGCGGCCCTACAGTGATTACGCGATTCTCTATCGCGGCAACCATCAGTCTCGAATGCTTGAGCACAAGCTGCGTGAGATGCATATTCCGTACTATTTAAGTGGCGGCTTATCGTTTTTTGATCGATCCGAGATCAAGGATGTAATGGCCTATTTGCGCTTGGTGACGAATCCTGCCGATGACAATGCGTTTGTGCGTGCTATTAATACGCCGCGCCGCGGTATTGGCTCGAGTAGCTTAGAGGCGCTAGCTGAAGCGGCTCGTTCATCGGGTTGCAGCTTGTATGCAGCAATTCAACGCTCGGCATTGCATGAGCATCTTTCGCCGTCGAGACAAGCGCCCCTGCGTCAATTCGAGCACTGGTTAGATGGCATGATAGCCAGCGCTGAGACCGATTCGCCGGTCAGTGTAATCAATAAATTGTTGGAAGATATCGGCTACCAAGAATGGATCGTTAAGCAGAGTGCGAGTCCAGAACAGGCAGAGATGCGGTGGCGGAATGTTGAAGATTTATTAGGATGGGTAAAGTCAATTGCGAGCAAAGGTGAAGACAGAAAGCTAGCCGATGTGGTGTCGGTAGTCAGCTTGATGGGAATTCTGGAGAAAAACGACGACGATACCAACTCTAATGTTGTGTCCTTGATGACTCTGCATGCATCTAAGGGTTTGGAATTTCCGCATGTCACTATTGTTGGTATGGAGGAGGAGATACTGCCGCACCGGACCAGTATTGAAGACGACATGGTAGAAGAGGAGCGGCGCTTGTTTTATGTGGGTATTACCCGTGCGCAACGTGAATTGGTTTTGTCATATGCGAATCAGCGAAAGCGTTACGGGGAAGTGATGCAATGTACGCCGAGTCGATTTTTAGACGAATTGGATGAGCAGCACATTGTGTGGGAAGAAAAATTGGCGAAAGATCCTCAGCGTAAAGAAGAGGTCGGGCAGACTCATTTAGCCGCGATGCGCGCCCTGTTGGGGTAG
- a CDS encoding AAA family ATPase, which yields MQFNGSDNYISTDDLSLAVNSSIILQKPLLIKGEPGTGKTMLAEEVAASLGKRLIQWHIKSTTKAQQGLYEYDAVSRLRDSQLGDADVRNIKNYIDKGKLWEAFESEEQVVLLIDEIDKADIEFPNDLLVEIDKMEFYVYETGEVIKAKHRPIIIITSNNEKELPDAFLRRCFFHFINFPDRTTMEQIVAVHHPHAKQELVKEALEVFFEVRSVPGMKKKPSTSELIDWLKLLMADDIPDDILKNRDNHKAIPPLYGALLKNEQDVQLLERLAFMHRRESRNQ from the coding sequence ATGCAATTTAACGGCAGCGACAATTATATCTCCACCGACGACCTGAGTCTGGCGGTGAACTCTTCGATCATTCTACAGAAACCCTTACTAATAAAAGGTGAACCCGGCACTGGCAAAACCATGCTGGCCGAAGAAGTGGCGGCATCATTAGGCAAGCGCCTAATCCAATGGCACATTAAATCCACCACTAAAGCCCAGCAAGGCTTGTATGAATATGATGCGGTATCACGCCTCCGAGACTCACAACTTGGTGACGCAGATGTCAGAAACATTAAGAACTACATCGACAAGGGAAAACTTTGGGAAGCCTTCGAAAGCGAAGAGCAAGTCGTGCTACTAATTGACGAAATCGACAAAGCCGACATCGAGTTCCCGAATGACTTGTTGGTAGAAATCGACAAAATGGAATTCTACGTGTACGAAACCGGCGAAGTGATTAAAGCCAAACACCGTCCGATCATCATTATCACCAGCAACAATGAAAAAGAACTACCAGACGCATTCTTGCGCCGCTGTTTTTTCCACTTCATCAATTTTCCAGATCGCACCACTATGGAGCAGATCGTGGCGGTACACCATCCACACGCTAAGCAAGAGCTAGTTAAAGAAGCGCTAGAGGTATTCTTTGAAGTTCGCTCAGTGCCTGGCATGAAGAAAAAGCCCTCCACGTCTGAATTAATTGACTGGCTTAAACTGCTGATGGCTGACGACATCCCTGACGACATACTCAAAAACCGCGACAACCACAAAGCGATCCCGCCTCTCTACGGTGCGCTTTTGAAAAATGAGCAAGACGTGCAGTTGCTTGAACGTTTAGCGTTCATGCACCGTCGCGAGAGCCGCAACCAGTAG
- a CDS encoding glycosyltransferase family 41 protein has product MRVERSQIEQYFQRGKFLEALDGLEHIEPSAWRDTTRLRCLRAMGHGADSVIFANELFETLNNKAHEYRINTSKRNHQLRYIALVFAEQGQAEQASQIMQELCEQSPEVASLHREHAFALNSNDELDGAELALNRAIELQPMNANSHAQLARIYCRTGRVKAGYNSYSMAASLEPENPNYLQRLIYWSNFSELTTPQSNYQLTKLWVQKAHPNNQSGTNTWRTVNPERQLRIGFISSDFCAHSVSFSILPLLEGLNRSQFHITAYNDSKKSDSITESIRKLCDSWHDVARSTDKSLSALVASDQIDILVDLNGHSTGNRLSVFSKHVAPIQLSWLGYPSTTGLKSINYRITDRVADPIGDGDEFYSEKLVRLTNGFLCYKPLETAPAIAPVDGNGEIRFGAFCSLSKISSLTLDCWAAAMHAVPNSTLQLKRQELKSKHTQDFFLREFSERGIEPQRIILNSAKSKIDQHLDSYNQIDLTLDTTPYNGTTTTLESLWMGVPVVSMVGRTHASRISASILRRLNLDGMATSSVTEFANRAKEMSELGESRNELRHSLRHQMEKSSLMNSQQFGREFGNALREKWRAWCQDREKEADTQAPERHSSGDLS; this is encoded by the coding sequence GTGCGCGTAGAAAGAAGTCAAATCGAGCAGTATTTTCAGCGTGGAAAATTTTTAGAAGCGCTGGATGGCCTAGAACATATCGAACCCAGCGCATGGCGTGACACGACCCGATTGCGCTGTTTGCGTGCTATGGGCCATGGCGCCGATTCAGTAATTTTTGCCAATGAGCTGTTTGAAACGCTCAACAACAAGGCACATGAATATCGCATTAACACCTCTAAACGTAATCATCAGTTACGTTACATTGCATTAGTATTCGCTGAACAGGGGCAAGCTGAGCAAGCGAGCCAAATCATGCAAGAACTGTGTGAACAAAGCCCAGAGGTTGCCTCCTTACATCGTGAGCACGCATTCGCCTTAAACAGCAATGACGAGCTCGACGGCGCGGAGTTAGCCTTAAATAGGGCCATTGAACTGCAGCCCATGAATGCCAACTCACACGCCCAACTCGCGCGAATCTATTGCCGTACTGGCCGCGTTAAGGCTGGCTACAACAGTTACTCAATGGCCGCATCACTCGAGCCAGAGAATCCGAATTACTTACAGCGATTGATCTATTGGAGCAACTTCTCAGAGCTAACCACTCCCCAGAGCAATTACCAACTGACCAAGCTCTGGGTACAAAAAGCACATCCCAATAATCAATCCGGAACTAACACGTGGCGAACGGTTAACCCTGAAAGACAGTTGCGCATTGGCTTTATCTCATCAGATTTTTGCGCACATTCGGTTAGCTTCTCTATTTTACCGTTGCTAGAAGGATTGAATCGTAGCCAATTCCATATCACCGCCTACAACGACTCAAAAAAATCCGACAGCATTACCGAATCTATTCGCAAGCTATGTGATAGCTGGCACGATGTCGCCCGCAGCACCGACAAATCATTATCTGCACTGGTTGCCAGTGACCAGATCGACATTTTGGTCGACTTAAACGGCCACAGCACCGGCAACCGACTGAGCGTATTTTCCAAGCATGTAGCACCAATCCAACTAAGCTGGCTGGGCTACCCATCAACCACTGGACTGAAAAGCATTAATTATCGCATCACCGACCGCGTTGCGGATCCAATTGGCGATGGCGACGAATTCTACAGCGAGAAACTAGTGCGCTTAACCAATGGCTTCCTATGCTACAAGCCACTTGAAACAGCGCCAGCAATAGCCCCAGTAGACGGCAATGGCGAGATACGATTCGGCGCATTTTGCAGCCTGTCAAAGATATCCAGCCTAACTCTAGATTGCTGGGCGGCGGCTATGCATGCCGTGCCAAACTCAACCTTGCAGTTAAAGCGCCAAGAACTCAAAAGCAAACATACACAAGACTTCTTTTTACGCGAATTCTCTGAGCGCGGAATCGAACCTCAGCGAATCATTCTGAATTCGGCTAAGTCTAAAATTGACCAACACTTAGATAGCTACAACCAAATAGATTTAACCCTCGATACAACACCATATAACGGCACCACCACTACACTGGAATCACTCTGGATGGGAGTGCCCGTTGTCTCAATGGTGGGCCGAACCCATGCCAGTCGTATTTCAGCGAGCATCCTGCGACGACTCAATTTAGACGGCATGGCGACCAGCAGTGTCACCGAGTTTGCAAACCGCGCGAAAGAGATGAGTGAATTAGGTGAATCACGAAATGAATTACGCCACAGTCTGCGCCACCAGATGGAAAAATCATCATTAATGAACAGCCAACAATTTGGCCGAGAATTTGGCAACGCTCTGCGCGAAAAGTGGCGAGCCTGGTGCCAAGACAGAGAGAAAGAAGCCGACACTCAGGCACCTGAAAGACACTCCAGCGGAGACCTGTCATGA
- a CDS encoding tetratricopeptide repeat protein: MTTTPEQINELLSKAMVAMRNSQYQEAITLTNQILEHEKDHASAHAVKFSSLFKAQKFEQARQLGGRTAQLNPTSEFVLNNQACLQLEAKQPASAAGLLKSLIDQFGERSQWLYNLALAHRMVGNYDYAIITFRRTLDHQPDHDRAAFQLADCLSVIGHKEEAIRAYDYVRLLRSKHAPSHSNYICQAVNNNALTTEGLLQELRLWEDRFIPKDNRYTANSIQNPKQVRIGFLIGSLPENWLEATVAPVINKLASGNDSINVYWHDEKLREGLFNSAVTVVNSPGFSDADFARKVRNDNIEILIDVCGMRRGSRQRALGLQVAGKEFGWLAHEGRYATPLVKLLDDALGEYRFFVSAEYESFTARTKPISGKMLAGIGCQHGLSHSVIKVWAEVLRRLPEWQLHLDVSNKLVSKLLIERFAAHDIEPDRLSFDAKARPGKGTIVLDNFVQNDPVAAANAISHGAILVAVEGSLFPAKQSAGLLKQLGKADWLCDNQRDYRNRILALVNDGDEPIDQQAFNQSGVRDLNRFAARFRELIVTD, encoded by the coding sequence ATGACAACAACTCCCGAACAAATCAACGAGTTGCTCAGCAAGGCCATGGTCGCAATGCGCAATAGTCAATATCAAGAGGCAATCACATTAACCAACCAAATACTCGAACACGAAAAAGACCATGCGTCGGCACATGCGGTCAAATTTAGCAGCTTATTCAAAGCGCAAAAATTTGAACAAGCGCGACAACTCGGCGGACGCACGGCGCAACTCAATCCGACATCAGAATTTGTGCTGAACAATCAAGCCTGCCTGCAATTAGAAGCCAAACAACCGGCCTCCGCAGCCGGCTTACTGAAGTCGTTGATCGACCAATTTGGCGAACGTAGTCAGTGGCTCTACAACTTAGCCTTAGCACACCGTATGGTTGGCAACTACGACTACGCAATAATCACCTTCCGTCGCACATTAGATCACCAACCAGACCACGATCGAGCGGCCTTTCAGCTAGCTGACTGCTTATCGGTTATAGGGCATAAAGAAGAAGCCATTCGCGCTTACGACTACGTCCGCTTATTACGCAGCAAACACGCTCCAAGCCATAGCAATTACATTTGCCAAGCAGTCAACAATAACGCGCTGACAACTGAAGGCTTGCTGCAGGAACTTCGACTCTGGGAAGATCGCTTCATTCCCAAAGACAACCGCTATACCGCGAACAGCATCCAGAATCCCAAGCAGGTTCGCATTGGCTTTCTAATCGGCTCATTGCCAGAGAATTGGTTAGAAGCCACAGTAGCACCAGTCATCAATAAACTCGCAAGCGGTAACGATTCGATTAACGTTTACTGGCATGATGAAAAGCTACGCGAAGGCTTATTCAATAGCGCTGTCACAGTGGTCAATTCGCCAGGGTTTAGTGACGCAGATTTCGCTCGCAAAGTACGTAACGACAACATAGAAATTTTGATAGACGTATGCGGCATGCGTCGCGGGTCACGACAACGAGCCCTCGGATTGCAAGTGGCTGGCAAAGAGTTTGGCTGGCTGGCACACGAGGGACGCTATGCAACGCCATTAGTGAAATTATTGGATGATGCCCTCGGCGAATATCGTTTTTTTGTATCAGCAGAATATGAATCTTTCACGGCTCGCACAAAACCGATTTCCGGAAAAATGCTAGCCGGCATAGGATGCCAACACGGCTTAAGCCATAGCGTCATCAAGGTCTGGGCCGAGGTGCTACGACGACTACCAGAATGGCAGCTACATTTAGATGTTTCCAACAAGTTGGTTAGCAAACTCCTAATCGAGCGCTTTGCCGCACACGACATCGAGCCAGACAGACTGTCATTCGATGCTAAAGCTCGCCCCGGCAAAGGCACTATTGTGCTCGATAATTTCGTTCAGAATGACCCAGTCGCAGCAGCCAATGCGATCAGCCATGGAGCGATACTGGTTGCTGTTGAAGGGTCATTATTTCCGGCCAAGCAAAGCGCCGGGCTGTTGAAGCAGTTGGGTAAAGCAGACTGGCTCTGCGATAACCAACGAGATTATCGCAATCGTATTTTAGCGCTAGTAAATGATGGCGACGAGCCGATAGACCAACAAGCTTTTAACCAATCTGGAGTACGTGACCTAAACCGCTTTGCAGCCCGATTTAGAGAATTGATAGTGACCGACTGA